A region of the Struthio camelus isolate bStrCam1 chromosome 11, bStrCam1.hap1, whole genome shotgun sequence genome:
TTTCCCGATTGAGGAAAGAAAATGGTAAATGAGTAAATGAAATCCTCATGCAGATGTAAACGTTGAGTATTTAAGCATATTAAAATGTGgccacaattttctttttaagtgagtCCAAACCGTCAAGTTTTAACAGATTTCTGAGAGATTTTTGAACTCCAGTTTGTGGTGTGAATTTCACCACCTCTGTGGCATAGGAAGAGCGATTATATCAGAATTAACTGTGCTCTGTCATAGAAGGATTATCTAGATGTCTTTGTGTACCGAAATCTCAGTGCTCCAGTTATTCTGTGTTGGCATAATGAACTCTGGAGGTCTGCTGCAAGTCTGCACGCTGTGGGTTGTGCCAGAAGTTATCAGGTGCCAGTTAGACCTCGCACAGTTGGTCAAAATTAAAGTCTCTGAGGAGACTTATGTACTTTTAACCTCCTTTCTTACATTTGTGGTAGTATGAATACTTTATGATGAGAATTGGCGGTTATTTCCCAGGGCTAGTTTGTGAAGGAAAGTGCTATATGTTGATTTATCATCTCTGTTTGGACTCGAAAAGGTAACAGACTTATGTTAATGTGGGAATTTTTGCGCCTTGGTGCTGGACTTAATGAACTGACGGCCCAAGGCAACGCATATGAATTTCTTTATTTCTCCCCTTCTCACCAAGGGGAAGAAAGGCACGGTTTTCTTCTGTTCCAAGCAGTGCCCGAAGTTTCGTTTATATAATCTTTCAGCTATCTGTCTGTTTGTTGCAACCTGAGAAATAAGTAAGAGTAATCTAATATCCGTTGCTAGGACCACAGCAGCGTACCCCAAAATTTTGAGAGTCATATAATAGAGTAGAGAAGGGGAAAGGGCATGCACAGTAACTTGATATTTTAAAGCAtctgtgtttttccatttttccctgttcttttcctttccagaatTATTTGATAATTATATGCAGCAGGATGCACATGAGTTCCTAAACTACCTACTTAACACTATTGCTGATTTActacaagaagagaaaaagcaggagaagcagaaCGGCAAACTCCAGAATGGCAGCATCGAGAGTGAAGAAGGAGACAAGACTGATCTGACGTGGGTCCATGAAATCTTCCAAGGAACACTAACCAATGAAACCAGATGTCTTAACTGTGAGGCTGTacgtttaaaacaaaacaaaatctctttagatttttttcacaGGTTCTGGATCGTTTTCCCTAATACTAAGCACACTTTTTCATTTATTAGGATAGATGAATTTGCACTCTATTAAAATATGGAGCATAGCGTATTTTATGACTATCACCTCTATGTTCAAACCAATGCTCATTAAGGTATGTTTCTCAGAAAAAGCATAGTGTTTTTTCTATTCCTCCTCCCTGTTTCCATCAAGGCAGTCTGCACCTGGCTGATATGAGCTGCCTTTTTGTCTTCATGTTATTTTTTGTGTCAGTGATTGATAGTTTATGTTGTGTTTATACATGAGAGTTACTCACTATTTATTTAACTCTGGGATTAACTGAATTTAATGATTCTTAAAATGAAAGTCTGTGCTTCTTGGTGCTGATCCATAGCCACTCTATTTGACAGCAAGAGAAGTGCCAGAAGTCTAAAATTAGAAGAACCACACCACCTTCAGACCAGGAATTTGTAGTTAGTCATGTGCTGCTTCGATTAAATAATATTtcggaaagagggaaaaaaaaagaaaagggaagaaaaaccacacagatggggagagaagaaaagagaaatgattaCAAATGAAGCGACTACTCTTGGCATTTTAAATCTAGAATTATGGCTATATGGTGAATAGAAATTCTAAAAATGGCATTAGTTAGATTCTGTCTCAAGAATTCTGAGATTAAATGTGCCTGTTCCACAAATGGAAAGATGTTTTCTAACCCATCCTAGGATTTAAACGAAAACCCAGCTGTTTCTGCGTTTCATATAAGATCTGCTGTTAGACTCCGAAATGCAGCAGAAAGCTATATTAGTCTTCAAAACAGTGGAACAGTTAAAGCTtctccagctctgagagctcTCAGTGGTAAGAACTTGTTTTTGCCAGTGAAGTAAGCAGATGTGTCTTGAAGGCTCGAGAGGGAGAGATATGTTTTGCAAGGAaggctttattttccatttttttcctgtttattttcttttttaagatattCCATTTTGGATTATAACTACACATCAGATTATTTGTTCACTTTTAGTTTTCTTCAAGAAAGGACCTCTGTGTGTATTTGTAAAAATCACACATCTGTCTGTTTGCAAGCAGGACATTGCACTATTCCAGGAGCTTAAAGCAATTCTAAAACCTGCCAGATTCCAAACTgttatgaaatatttcttcttattttttttttcaaggttagTAGCAAAGATGAAGACTTTCTGGATCTATCGGTTGATGTGGAACAAAATACATCAATTACACACTGTTTAAGGTAAATGGAAATGTTGTGGGGTGGAGGAAAAAACTGCACTTGGTCAGAAGGGAAGAAGCTGAGTTAGTTGCTCTGTTGTGCAACAGTTGCAGAGTGTTGTTGATGTTATCTTTATCATGCTTATTGAGTCTGCTGTTTTCTTGGTGTTTACTAAAAGATAACCCAGACTTTGGCTAGTCAATGGCTGGTGGTTATAGGTTCTAAAATTTCATGTCTAGCACCAAGTAAAATATGGAATGGAAGCAAAACCTATTACCTTATTGCTGTGTCTTGTTTGATTCCTCTCTAGAAACTAGTTGGTGTTCTGGAGAGAGTCGTTTCCAGCTTTTTCTAGTTGAGCGTTGATAGCACAGCCCAAGACTGAGACAAATGCAGCTTAGAAGCATTTGGGAGATATGAGCGATGTGAATAAGAGggatttcattttctgtgtgtacTGTTTTCTCGGCCGTATTAGGAATAACTTTAAACGGGATGGTCTGACTGAATATTCCTGcctatttgacttttttttcgcCTTCATTTCCACAGAGGGTTTAGTAATACTGAAACTCTGTGCAGTGAATATAAATACTATTGTGAGCAGTGCCGCAGTAAACAGGAAGCACAGAAGAGGTAAGGTTTAAATATTTGGGCTAATGTAAATGTTCTCTTAATATATGAGTCAAATGTGAAATCAGTAAAAAGATGCAAGACTACTTAGGTCTGTGTTTGGCGGGGAAGGAGGGTAAGGAAAAGTATCTCTATGGAGAAAACAGGTAACTGTAGCAACCTTACCGGAGAGAAATGGAGGGGTTAATTTAATATTCCTCTCTGTGGTGCTTCGAGACATACTTTTTCTCGCCCATTAGCGTTAATCAGCTCAAAGCCACTGAAGAGAATCCTCCCTGCTTTCTCCGAGCACTATATGCAAAAATCTTACTTGGCAGGAGCTAGAGCGCCAAGACGGAGATTTATTCCATCCCCTTCTTTCCCTTGATATGATGACAAACAGCTGTTCTGCAGTCAGATATCAGTTACGTTATTAATCTTTCCAAGTAAATGTTGCCCATTCTCACCAAAACatacatgagaaagcagccttttaaaaatcttcatcAGCTTTTTAGATGGGTTTTAAGAAGCTTCTTCAAGACCATATTGAAATAGTTTTAGAACAAAGCTCTGTTTTAGGTGATCTGCTAATACCTTGTTCTTTGTTTAACCTATTTTTATGGTTCAGAATGAGAGTGAAAAAGTTGCCCATGATTCTAGCTCTGCACTTAAAAAGGTTCAAATACATGGACCAGCTGCATCGATATACCAAACTCTCCTACCGTGTAGTCTTTCCCTTGGAGCTCCGGCTCTTTAACACTTCAGGAGATGCTACAAATCCTGACAGAATGTATGACCTTGTGGCTGTAGTTGTTCACTGTGGCAGGTATGTCTCTGTGCTTTCTGGACCTTAAAAGCCTTTCCTTGACGTTTAAAGCGAGTCGGTCATTCGTATGCTATTGTATGACAGTACAGTGGCTGACAATATGGGAGTATGCTGAGCAGCATCAGAGCTGTTTGTCTGAAAGTATTTAGAATATATATTTACTTAGCAACactttaaattttgctttcagagcaCACAGTCGCAGGCTTGCTCTTTTCTCAGCTCTCAGATGTGCTGGCGATTCAGACAAGTTGTGTCTGTGAGCCTTAGGAAAGTAAGAGCAGTCTTAaaagtacaaaaacaaaaaaaaacccctgctttccaggaaaaataaatgaaataaaaacaaattttggaAAAGCACTGACTAAAATAGAATTAATTTATAGATCCCTTGTTGCCACTTGCTAAACCATTAAAGGTTTTTTTAGAAGCTAGCGCCACCAAGTGGAATAAACAGtgtactgcttttttttaaaataactttatacCCTTTATAGGGCTTGGTTAAAGCCTTTTTTGTTATAGTGGTTTTAATTCTGTTTGAATATCAAAGAAGAACAAAGATTAAGcacttttaagaaaaaagcagTCATGGAGGtcagaaaaaatgtttacatCTGCCTTTTGGAACAGTGAATTTCAAAGTCACAGGAAGttgctgcagcatgcagaagtGTTTTGAAACATCTGTATTGCGAGGAATGACAATAGGATCAACACGCTGGTGTTGCGTAGATTTAGCACAAGTAAGCTATGCAATTCTAACTTGTTTCTGTTGTGTACAGTTGTGCtatttttggatttatttttaccGTATTAAGAATCCTTCC
Encoded here:
- the LOC104150916 gene encoding ubiquitin carboxyl-terminal hydrolase 12 isoform X1, coding for MDILMTVRRLASICTMGANASALEKEIGPEQFPVNEHYFGLVNFGNTCYCNSVLQALYFCRPFREKVLAYKVQPRKKESLLTCLSDLFNSIATQKKKVGVIPPKKFISRLRKENELFDNYMQQDAHEFLNYLLNTIADLLQEEKKQEKQNGKLQNGSIESEEGDKTDLTWVHEIFQGTLTNETRCLNCEAVSSKDEDFLDLSVDVEQNTSITHCLRGFSNTETLCSEYKYYCEQCRSKQEAQKRMRVKKLPMILALHLKRFKYMDQLHRYTKLSYRVVFPLELRLFNTSGDATNPDRMYDLVAVVVHCGSGPNRGHYITIVKSHGFWLLFDDDIVEKIDAQAIEEFYGLTSDISKNSESGYILFYQSRD
- the LOC104150916 gene encoding ubiquitin carboxyl-terminal hydrolase 12 isoform X2, with the translated sequence MIYLLTYQFGNTCYCNSVLQALYFCRPFREKVLAYKVQPRKKESLLTCLSDLFNSIATQKKKVGVIPPKKFISRLRKENELFDNYMQQDAHEFLNYLLNTIADLLQEEKKQEKQNGKLQNGSIESEEGDKTDLTWVHEIFQGTLTNETRCLNCEAVSSKDEDFLDLSVDVEQNTSITHCLRGFSNTETLCSEYKYYCEQCRSKQEAQKRMRVKKLPMILALHLKRFKYMDQLHRYTKLSYRVVFPLELRLFNTSGDATNPDRMYDLVAVVVHCGSGPNRGHYITIVKSHGFWLLFDDDIVEKIDAQAIEEFYGLTSDISKNSESGYILFYQSRD
- the LOC104150916 gene encoding ubiquitin carboxyl-terminal hydrolase 12 isoform X4 codes for the protein MSITLAWSIIATQKKKVGVIPPKKFISRLRKENELFDNYMQQDAHEFLNYLLNTIADLLQEEKKQEKQNGKLQNGSIESEEGDKTDLTWVHEIFQGTLTNETRCLNCEAVSSKDEDFLDLSVDVEQNTSITHCLRGFSNTETLCSEYKYYCEQCRSKQEAQKRMRVKKLPMILALHLKRFKYMDQLHRYTKLSYRVVFPLELRLFNTSGDATNPDRMYDLVAVVVHCGSGPNRGHYITIVKSHGFWLLFDDDIVEKIDAQAIEEFYGLTSDISKNSESGYILFYQSRD